ATCTGTCTTAAAGTTGAGTTATAATTCAATCATTTGCAATGATCAACTACAGGTTCTTGTAGTACAAGAGAAATACTGTGCTCCCCAATTTGTTGGACTTTGGAAAATACCAACAGGTTTCATTGTTGAGGTATAGTTATTTGGTTTGAATTCTATTGAAAGAAAGTagaactcaaaatcaaagcaaagattttttcaatcaatacacttttaatttggtttgGCAGTCAGAGGAGATATTTACAGGCGCTGTAAGAGAAGTCAAGGAAGAAACTGGGGTAAGTATTTCTGTTTGATAGATCTCCTTTTAGGTACTATTTTGAATTAGATCTTATTGTTAGTTCAAAGTATTTAAAGAGTCTGATTAGGCTAATGCGTTGTACTTGCAGGTTGACACTGAATTTGTGGAAGTAGTAGCATTCAGGTAACAGATTACTACTGATATTTTTGATGTCATCGAATCCTATCGAAAGTTTCTTGTATGGTAATCcatgtaatataaatttttggtatcTGGTCCTTAATATTTGGCAGGCATGTGCACAATGTAGCCTTTGAAAAGTCTGATTTGTTCTTCATCTGCATGCTAAAGCCTGTATCAACTCACATTATGGTTGACGATCATGAAATTCAAGCAGCCAAAGTAAGTTCCTCCCTACCCACACGTATTCGAAAAGAGATGTTTAGTGCTGTGAAGCAGATATCTTGTTGATACTATTAGATTGGCTATTATTGCAGTGGATGCCATTAGTTGAGTTTGTGGAGCAACCATTGATTCAACAGGATTGTATGTTCAAGAAAGTGATTGATATCTGCGTTGAGCGTCTGGGGAAGCGTTATTGCGGGTTATCTGTACATCAAGTGGCTTCTGCGTTTGATGGCAAAACATCGTCTCTGTACTATAATGTCATCGACTCACAACATAACAACTGTATAGGCAACTGAAACAGATTCTGATCTCATTGCCTAGTGAATGAACTTTCTAATCCACGGGAAGCTTGAGAACTACACGATTTATGACCTGTAATTACCAATATCTTAGTAATGTACATATTATGACTTTGAATGTAAGATCATGAGATCTTGTATTGATAATTGAGGATTCCAGGGAATGCTTACATTTGACGTTAACTCTTCAATAGTGGAGAGATTAATCAGGGAAAAAATGAATATTAGGTTAAGCAgcaatgttataaaacatataaatatccgctaattaattattttctgttGGCAAACCTAAGCATATTTAGTTGGTAGTTAATAATATGTCTGCAAATTCTCTTGTCCCAAACTTGGAAACTAATATTGATGTTTTGGGACCTGTAGTCGTCACATGACAATATGCTATAATGCTGGCCAAAACAAAGCTTAAAGTGGTCATAAGAAATTATTACTACTAAATGTCACAATAATGACGATtaatttgtacattttattacacATAATCATTTTAAATCTACCCAAAATGATAATTctctttaaaatttgtaaaatataatgataaaatttcattttaactcccttaaatttataatttattttatataaatatataacattatattttacattgaatttcaagaaataaaaactctttgaattatttatgatatttaacttttaaaaggaaataaattccttttctttcatcCACTAATTGTTTTGAAAGCtaaaagcaaacaaaagaaGATCAAAGTCAAATAATTATCAACAGATTAACTCCTTAATCCAAGCTATTTctctaatatttcttttaactattttaaataattaattgataattgaaatcctaaaatataaaataaatgttatgACCAGAGttctttaccttttttataCCAAACAAATCAAGCTTCAACTCCACTTTACCTGTGAAAAAGCTTCACTCATTCATTCAtgcatctctttttttttcctctaagAAGAACAAGAGAGTTGCTTGAATTGAATTGCCTCAAAACTCTTTGATGTCTGTCCCAAAGCTGTTTCCTTTAACTTCTCTTTGTCTCCTGTTCTCGGTAAGCTACAAAGCTTCAATTTTTCcctaatatttcattttttatgctTTCATTATTGTAATTTCCTGGATTTATGGCCGTCTTTCACTATATTAGTATTCAAATGTTTAGTTCGTTGATTTActcgtatttttttatttgggattCCTGGGAAAACCCGGGAAAAGGGAAAGTTGATTCCTTTACCTCTTACTTTTCTCAAATTGGAAAAATCCCAACTCTCAAAACCTGTtacttttcatttgttttgctttttaaccaaaattaattctTGGGGATTTCGTCTTTCTGGGTTTATATGCTTAGACTTCTAAGTAGTagataattatttgtataataacCTAATCTTGACTCCTTGTTGATACAACCCTTATATTTGTTTTCATGGTTTGGTGCAGAAGAAGAGGAGCCTGTGATATAGATTGAAGAAGCAAGTTAGATTTAAAAAGGACAATGCGGTTGTTTCCATCGAATTCGAGTAAGGGTCAGAGTAATGGTGGAAGCAATCGTGCTTTGTTGTATCTCAATGTATATGACCTCACACCTATAAATAACTACCTTTACTGGTTTGGGATTGGGATATTCCACTCGGGTATAGAAGGTATTATTTCTCCTTTATGATAATTgtattgtttgtttttttttatattttttcatttgaacTTCGATTTTGCTGTTCAGATATAGATATTATTAAGTTGATTTGCATAAATAGCTTTGGACATACGGGCATGGCAGGATGTGATAGGGTTTTCCATACCGAAACTCTTTATATGCATAGAAATCCTTACCTTGATGgcattaattaatttcattttgctatcactgtttaataaatttgttgagGGTTACCAGCTTATGATGATTTGTCATTTATTCGAAGTTAATGTTAACCTTTGATTTTCTCcctccttttattttctaatttctgTGGTTTTAACCTATTCTGCACTAATTTAATCAGTACATGGTTTGGAGTACGGATTTGGAGCGCATGAGTACCCTACAAGTGGGGTGTTTGAAGTGGAACCAAGAAGTTGTCCTGGCTTCATCTTCAGAAGATCAATATTATTGGGCAGCACTAACTTGTCTCGTTCAGAATTTCGGTCACTTATGGAGCAGCTTTCCCAGAAATACCATGGGGACACGTACCATTTAATTGCTAAGAATTGCAACCATTTCACCAATGAAGTGTGCATGCAGCTAACTGGAAAGCCTATTCCTGGATGGGTAAATAGGCTGGCTCAATTAGGTGACAAAATTGTCTGCTTTCATTTTAATGTTATCTTGTACTTAATCACTTAACCACGATGACTTCTAATGGCTTTAGATCGCATATCCGTATGGCATGGTTATAAAAGTTATCTCATTGTTAGATATTTGAATGTCTATACTtatatttcttcattttttgaagaattttgaaTGATGGGATGAAGTAGCTCCCAACTCTTCTTTCTTCTAGTATATGTATGGGTTTTTGTACTTCATGCAATAATTTGATCTGATGAATGAAGTTTTTGAAGTTTCAGGTTCATTTTGTAACTGTCTACTTCCAGAAAGCATTCAGGTTACTGCAGTTCGACATCTTCCTGATCATCCAGCATATTCCGGTAAGCTTCTTCTAGCAACCATACCATTTACCATTTTTTACAAGTTTCACCCATATGCTTGCAAATGATTCAGAAGTTTGGTTACTTTCAATATGAATTCGTACTGGATCCTCGGTGATGGATCAAAAAAGCAATTGCTCGCCGAGGTTATTGACGATTATGTTTTTGATCAAGCTATTTTTCCAACGCAGATGATGAAAGATCAAATTCTGCTGCAACATCTTTAACAGGAGAGAGCGATGAAGAGGATGCAGATCATCATCTCTTGACTACACAAAATGGTGATGTCGCATTTCTAAAAGAGAAGCCACTGAGGTTTGCCAAAGAACTCCTCTGATTTTTCCTCCAACTATAACTGTTTCTGTTGCGAGTCGTTCTACCATGTGGTCCAAAATGCCACACCGAATATATCAGAGCGCTTCAAGGTACTGCAATGACGCTGATGACTTCCTTTTCATTCTTAAAGCATGATAATGCCCCAACTTATTCCTTTACTAGTGTGACCATTAAAGCCAAATATTTAGATTCTGTATTATTAGTTGCATTTCCTTTCTCCTTGTGaggaaattataataattttctgGTTTCTTTTGTTGATGGGACATGAGTTCTTGGGTGTGTTTCTAGGTTAGTTTAAGCCAAAAGCCATTGTTTATAATTGACAACATTTACCGACTGAAGTAAGCTTCTTTTGTTTTGAAGATGCAATAACTACCAGTTACACTCGATCGAGTAATTACAAGTCACACTAATAATCAGAATATATCTAGACTAAAAGACGGTTGTGACTTTTAACTCAACCATAGCGGCTGCAAAAATGCCGTTTATGCCCGTTTCCGGAtgcgagagagagagagaaagaaaaaggagaaactcgtttttctataaaaaaaaattgcaataagAACAAAAAGTCAAACCCAAAACCCCTCCAAGTCTCCAACAAGGagcaaaaataaagagatttttCAATCTTCCCGTGGTTCAGTCGAAATGTGGGGGAGTCTGCAACTATAAAAAAAGCTTCCCCTGTGATGAAAAGTAAGGGAAAGAATCATCCTTTCCTTTGTTTGAATAGCTCAATTTTTAATTGGGTACATTATCTGGGTGGTCACCCAACTTTTCAACTAATGTGGGTCTGTTTtttatttgcacattttatcaatttaatcctaaatctaaaaatttaacaaatttaacctcagtattacaaaattttttatttagttctaGTTCTAAAAAATgagttcatattttattaatcaaacaaTAATTTTGGATGCAATCAATGCTAATTATAGAGGTaaatatcaaattcacacaCTAACTTAGATTTAATGTGCAATGTGATAtgtaaactttaatttaatttgattttgattcaattataaatatttaaaataaataaataaattcaacagTTTTCATGTTaagcaaataattttattttttgtataggCAAAAAGTAAACCTAAAATAGTACTACATCTAGTATGGTGTTAATGATTTGTGAAAactgaattaaatttaatatttatttatcgaTTACACAAAGTAAAAGTTCATGtgtcaaattaaatattaaattatagttcatgtataacttaaaatatatccctgaaaattttattttaatttatacaaataatcTCCCAAATTTAACCCCaacctttaatttttgttgtctAATAACCAAAACCTTCAAAAGTTAACTTCTAGAATTAGGAGACACTAATAAGAGGAATATTATTCATCTAACTtgcaaaattcaataaatttagtcAAAATCTACTTGATTTCTATTGCAATGTTTGTAAATTCATTGCTAAGGTTCGCTGTGTAATCTCCAGGTAAGTTCACAACTTCACACAATTCTGTGTGCATTTCAATGATTTGCATGATTGATATTGGATTTAGAAATCATTCAAATCAGCTCCTATCATAATAAATTTGCAGGATTTTCTTCACCCTCTCATCAAACCCCAAAACtaatttttccctttcttttcacTCTTTTCTTATCGCTTTCATCCTTCATCATATCAAAAGCTTCAATAATTCAAGCTTTGAATCACCATAAACCATGTTTTCAAGCACCTCTTTCCAGTTTCATATCAGTTTATAAATCTTTTTGACTCACCTTTCCAACTTA
The Gossypium raimondii isolate GPD5lz chromosome 8, ASM2569854v1, whole genome shotgun sequence DNA segment above includes these coding regions:
- the LOC105792038 gene encoding deSI-like protein At4g17486 isoform X1; amino-acid sequence: MRLFPSNSSKGQSNGGSNRALLYLNVYDLTPINNYLYWFGIGIFHSGIEVHGLEYGFGAHEYPTSGVFEVEPRSCPGFIFRRSILLGSTNLSRSEFRSLMEQLSQKYHGDTYHLIAKNCNHFTNEVCMQLTGKPIPGWVNRLAQLVSGSFCNCLLPESIQVTAVRHLPDHPAYSDDERSNSAATSLTGESDEEDADHHLLTTQNGDVAFLKEKPLRFAKELL
- the LOC105792038 gene encoding deSI-like protein At4g17486 isoform X2, with translation MRLFPSNSSKGQSNGGSNRALLYLNVYDLTPINNYLYWFGIGIFHSGIEVHGLEYGFGAHEYPTSGVFEVEPRSCPGFIFRRSILLGSTNLSRSEFRSLMEQLSQKYHGDTYHLIAKNCNHFTNEVCMQLTGKPIPGWVNRLAQLGSFCNCLLPESIQVTAVRHLPDHPAYSDDERSNSAATSLTGESDEEDADHHLLTTQNGDVAFLKEKPLRFAKELL